The Mesorhizobium sp. M1D.F.Ca.ET.043.01.1.1 genome contains a region encoding:
- a CDS encoding acetoacetate--CoA ligase, with amino-acid sequence MADTPLWTPTQDRIASAPMTAFMKAAAAKSGEAFSSYAELHRWSIDDREAFWDLVWDFCGLVGDKGERALADGEKMPGAAFFPDAKLNFAENLLKKTGGGLAIVFRGEDKIERRLSWNELNALTSRLQQLFLSLGVKEGDRVAAMMPNMPETVAAMLAAASIGAVWSSCSPDFGEQGVLDRFGQIEPVVFIAPDGYWYNGKAIEVADKVRAVAGKLATVRKVLIVDYLGTSADVAATIDKAAALEVALSPFAARPLAFERLPFSHPLYILFSSGTTGIPKCIVHSAGGTLIQHVKEQRLHAGLLDGDRFFYFTTCGWMMWNWLVSGLASGATLLLYDGSPFYPDGNALFDFADAEKMTYFGTSAKFIDSVRKAGLKPIKSHDLASVRTISSTGSPLSPEDFRFVYDGIKKDVHLASISGGTDIVSCFVLGVPTEPVWSGEIQGPGLGLAVDVWDDDGKPVRQEKGELVCAKAFPSMPIGFWNDPEGKKYHAAYFERFDNVWCHGDFAEWTVHGGMIIHGRSDATLNPGGVRIGTAEIYNQVEQMPEILEALCIGQDFDNDVRVVLFVRLAAGVSLDEDLEKRIRARIRTGASPRHVPAKIVAVSDIPRTKSGKITELAVRDVVHGRAIKNKEALANPEALELFRNLPQLAD; translated from the coding sequence ATGGCCGACACCCCCTTGTGGACGCCGACGCAGGACCGGATCGCCTCCGCGCCGATGACCGCTTTCATGAAGGCTGCGGCTGCGAAATCAGGCGAGGCGTTCTCCAGCTATGCCGAGCTCCACCGCTGGTCGATCGACGATCGCGAGGCGTTCTGGGACCTGGTCTGGGATTTTTGCGGACTTGTCGGCGACAAGGGCGAGCGGGCGCTGGCCGATGGCGAGAAGATGCCGGGCGCGGCCTTTTTCCCCGACGCCAAGCTCAATTTCGCCGAGAACCTGCTGAAGAAGACCGGCGGCGGTCTGGCAATCGTCTTTCGCGGCGAGGACAAGATCGAGCGCCGGCTGTCGTGGAACGAGCTCAATGCGCTCACCTCGCGTCTGCAGCAGCTCTTCCTGTCGCTGGGGGTCAAAGAGGGCGACCGCGTCGCCGCCATGATGCCCAACATGCCCGAGACGGTCGCCGCCATGCTGGCAGCCGCCTCGATCGGCGCGGTCTGGTCTTCCTGCTCGCCCGATTTCGGCGAGCAGGGCGTGCTCGACCGTTTCGGCCAGATCGAGCCGGTCGTCTTCATTGCGCCGGACGGCTACTGGTATAACGGCAAGGCGATCGAGGTCGCCGACAAGGTCCGGGCGGTTGCCGGGAAGCTCGCGACAGTGCGCAAGGTGCTGATCGTCGACTATCTCGGCACGTCTGCCGACGTCGCCGCCACCATCGACAAGGCAGCGGCGCTGGAAGTGGCGCTCTCGCCCTTCGCCGCCAGGCCGCTCGCCTTCGAACGGCTGCCATTTTCGCACCCGCTCTACATCCTGTTCTCCTCCGGCACGACCGGGATCCCGAAATGCATCGTGCACTCGGCCGGCGGCACGCTGATCCAGCACGTCAAGGAGCAGCGGCTGCACGCCGGCCTGCTCGACGGCGACCGCTTCTTCTATTTCACCACCTGCGGCTGGATGATGTGGAACTGGCTGGTTTCGGGCCTCGCCTCGGGGGCGACGCTGCTGCTTTACGACGGCTCGCCCTTCTATCCCGACGGCAACGCGCTGTTCGATTTCGCCGATGCCGAGAAGATGACCTATTTCGGCACCTCGGCGAAATTCATCGATTCCGTGCGCAAGGCGGGGCTGAAGCCGATCAAGAGCCATGATCTCGCCAGCGTGCGCACCATCTCTTCCACCGGCTCGCCCTTGTCGCCGGAGGATTTCCGCTTCGTCTATGACGGCATCAAGAAGGACGTGCACCTGGCCTCGATTTCCGGCGGCACCGACATCGTCTCCTGCTTCGTGCTCGGCGTGCCGACGGAGCCGGTCTGGAGCGGCGAGATCCAAGGGCCCGGCCTCGGCCTTGCGGTCGACGTCTGGGACGACGACGGCAAGCCGGTGCGGCAGGAGAAGGGGGAACTCGTCTGCGCGAAAGCCTTCCCGTCGATGCCGATCGGCTTCTGGAACGACCCGGAAGGCAAGAAGTACCACGCGGCCTATTTCGAGCGCTTCGACAATGTCTGGTGCCATGGCGACTTCGCCGAGTGGACGGTGCATGGCGGCATGATCATCCATGGCCGCTCCGACGCCACGCTCAATCCGGGCGGGGTGAGGATCGGCACGGCCGAGATCTACAACCAGGTCGAGCAGATGCCGGAAATCCTGGAAGCGCTCTGCATCGGTCAGGATTTCGACAATGACGTGCGCGTCGTCTTGTTCGTGCGGCTGGCCGCCGGGGTGAGTCTCGACGAGGACCTGGAAAAGCGCATCCGCGCAAGGATCCGCACCGGCGCCAGCCCGCGCCACGTGCCGGCCAAGATCGTTGCCGTCAGCGACATTCCAAGGACCAAATCCGGCAAGATCACCGAGCTTGCCGTGCGCGACGTGGTCCACGGCCGCGCCATCAAGAACAAGGAGGCGCTGGCCAATCCCGAAGCGCTGGAGCTGTTCAGGAACCTGCCACAGCTTGCGGATTGA
- a CDS encoding AsmA family protein, producing MPSSLIRRGVWVIGVAVLVIALAVAALPLIASTRIVRDRIAWELSAWSGFRVTIDGSPRIEVWPKFRAILSDVTLSQWTETDAPPVVEAERVEVDLSAMAALQGDVQFSTARLVRPTIRVERTARGLYLPALPTGGRITRSIDTARGVVTANPQKPDLGRLPSDPFGTVEFRDGRVVTSVGGKETEILSSLSGQVNWAAMNSDATLTATGIWRGESVQIDFSSTRPLVLFAGGAAPVTLAFKAAPATLSFDGIASMSENAYLDGQAKFAAPSLRRLLEWSQAGIAPGAAIGSVSVASKVTASAGRAKLENTTVALDNNPGMGALDLSFSEALPVIAGTLAFDTLDLRSFFSAFTPIAPTGEAGPGEIDTSFADKINLDLRLSAAHATAGPIQLADVAATAQVKNGLAVFDISDASAFNGNIQSSLRFDRKPDGTQVEMRLLASDVDTGAFATAAGMTRLVPAGTGTVSIILKGPGKAWGSIFENADGSFSATFGPGSLNGLNLPAFLKRNEQGGFFALDDVADGSLPIDGAEIKASISKGVARLDKAEVNAQKYKIWLSGIASYTGRGLALSGGIVPTGQPAQQQPAQQPAASGQPAVQAPPPPKQSLFFVGGNWSTPFISPISRGVSGQ from the coding sequence ATGCCATCATCTTTGATCCGGCGCGGGGTATGGGTCATCGGCGTTGCGGTGCTGGTCATCGCGCTCGCCGTCGCCGCCTTGCCGCTGATTGCCTCGACACGCATCGTGCGCGACCGTATCGCCTGGGAGTTGAGCGCCTGGAGCGGCTTCCGTGTGACGATCGACGGCTCGCCGCGCATCGAGGTGTGGCCGAAATTCCGGGCGATCCTCAGCGACGTGACGCTGTCGCAATGGACCGAGACCGACGCCCCGCCGGTGGTCGAAGCCGAGCGTGTCGAAGTCGACCTCTCCGCCATGGCCGCCCTGCAGGGCGACGTCCAGTTCTCGACGGCAAGGCTGGTGCGGCCGACCATCAGGGTCGAGCGCACAGCGCGCGGCCTCTACCTGCCTGCGCTGCCGACGGGCGGCCGCATCACGCGCTCGATCGACACGGCGCGCGGCGTGGTCACCGCGAACCCGCAGAAACCCGATCTCGGCAGATTGCCTTCCGATCCGTTCGGCACGGTCGAGTTCCGCGACGGCCGCGTCGTGACCTCGGTGGGCGGCAAGGAGACCGAAATCCTGAGCAGCCTCAGCGGCCAGGTGAACTGGGCGGCCATGAACAGCGACGCCACGCTCACGGCGACCGGCATCTGGCGCGGCGAGAGCGTCCAGATCGATTTTTCCTCGACGAGGCCGCTGGTGCTGTTTGCCGGAGGCGCGGCGCCCGTCACGCTCGCCTTCAAGGCGGCGCCGGCCACGCTCTCTTTCGACGGCATCGCCTCGATGTCGGAGAACGCCTATCTCGATGGTCAGGCGAAATTCGCCGCTCCTTCTCTGAGACGCCTGCTCGAATGGTCGCAGGCCGGCATCGCGCCCGGCGCCGCGATCGGATCCGTCTCGGTCGCGAGCAAGGTGACGGCGTCGGCGGGGCGGGCAAAATTAGAGAACACGACGGTGGCGCTGGACAACAATCCCGGCATGGGCGCGCTGGACCTTTCGTTCAGCGAGGCCCTGCCCGTCATTGCCGGCACGCTTGCCTTCGACACGCTCGATCTTCGATCGTTCTTTTCCGCTTTCACGCCGATCGCTCCCACCGGCGAAGCAGGCCCCGGCGAGATCGACACCAGCTTCGCCGACAAGATCAACCTCGACCTCAGGCTGTCGGCGGCGCACGCCACCGCCGGCCCGATACAGCTCGCCGACGTCGCCGCGACCGCGCAGGTCAAGAACGGGCTTGCCGTTTTCGACATCTCCGACGCCTCGGCCTTTAACGGCAACATCCAGAGCAGCCTGCGTTTCGACCGCAAGCCGGACGGCACCCAGGTCGAGATGCGGCTCCTGGCGTCGGACGTCGACACCGGCGCGTTCGCAACCGCGGCGGGGATGACGCGGCTGGTGCCGGCCGGCACGGGAACCGTCTCGATCATCCTCAAGGGGCCGGGCAAGGCCTGGGGTTCCATCTTCGAGAACGCCGACGGGTCCTTCTCGGCGACGTTCGGGCCGGGCTCGCTGAACGGGCTCAACCTGCCGGCCTTCCTCAAGCGCAACGAACAGGGCGGGTTCTTCGCCCTCGACGACGTCGCCGACGGTTCGCTGCCGATCGACGGCGCCGAGATCAAGGCGAGCATCTCGAAAGGCGTGGCGCGCTTGGACAAGGCCGAGGTCAATGCACAGAAGTACAAGATCTGGCTTTCCGGCATTGCCTCCTATACCGGGCGCGGACTGGCGCTCTCGGGCGGTATCGTCCCGACCGGTCAGCCTGCGCAGCAACAGCCGGCGCAGCAACCAGCCGCCAGCGGCCAGCCAGCCGTGCAAGCGCCGCCGCCGCCAAAGCAATCGCTGTTCTTTGTCGGCGGCAACTGGAGCACGCCGTTCATCTCGCCGATCAGCCGGGGTGTTTCCGGCCAATAA
- a CDS encoding ABC transporter permease subunit produces the protein MNATWSRFNISSIVLGFAFLYLPIVLLIIFSFNESKLVTVWGGFSTKWYVSLFHNQGLMDATWVTARVGVISATAATVLGTLAAITLTRYTRFRGRVLFSGMVFAPLVMPEVITGLSLLLLFVAVGLDRGFFTVTLAHTTFTMCFVAVVVQSRLVSFDRSLEEAAMDLGASPVKTFFQITLPVILPAIISGWMLAFTLSLDDLVIASFTSGPGATTLPMKIYSQVRLGVTPEINAACTILIAVVAVGVIIASIANKRREVQRQRDEQAAQRG, from the coding sequence ATGAACGCCACCTGGAGCCGCTTCAACATCAGCTCGATCGTGCTCGGCTTTGCCTTCCTCTATCTGCCGATCGTGCTGCTCATCATCTTTTCCTTCAACGAATCGAAGCTCGTCACAGTCTGGGGCGGCTTCTCGACCAAATGGTACGTATCGCTGTTCCACAACCAGGGCCTGATGGACGCCACCTGGGTGACGGCGCGTGTCGGCGTCATTTCGGCCACCGCTGCGACGGTGCTCGGCACACTGGCGGCGATTACGTTGACGCGCTACACGCGCTTCAGGGGGCGGGTGCTGTTCTCGGGCATGGTCTTTGCGCCTTTGGTCATGCCGGAAGTCATCACAGGCCTGTCGTTGCTGCTGCTGTTCGTCGCCGTCGGGCTCGACCGTGGCTTCTTCACGGTGACGCTTGCCCACACCACCTTCACCATGTGTTTCGTGGCCGTCGTCGTGCAGTCGCGTCTGGTCTCCTTCGACCGCTCGCTGGAGGAAGCGGCCATGGACCTCGGCGCGTCGCCGGTGAAGACCTTCTTCCAGATCACCTTGCCGGTCATCCTGCCGGCGATCATTTCGGGCTGGATGCTGGCCTTCACGCTCTCGCTCGACGATCTGGTCATCGCCTCCTTCACCTCCGGCCCGGGCGCCACGACGCTGCCGATGAAGATCTACAGCCAGGTGCGCCTCGGGGTGACGCCGGAGATCAACGCCGCCTGCACCATCCTGATCGCTGTCGTCGCCGTCGGCGTCATCATCGCCTCGATCGCCAACAAGCGCCGCGAGGTCCAGCGCCAGCGCGACGAGCAGGCAGCCCAGCGCGGGTAG
- a CDS encoding ABC transporter permease subunit, with the protein MTNIAAAASPSAETAALPTRLAKGFVDRLVIIVPYLWLLFFFLVPFIIVFKISLSQTAIAMPPYTPVLDFSDGVSGLFAGFRELNFDNYTLLTQDALYFNAYVTSVIIAGISTVLTLIVGYPIAYGMARAPATVRPILLMLVILPFWTSFLIRVYAWIGILKPEGLLNELLLSLHIISDKLQILNTYNAIFIGIVYSYLPFMVLPLYSSLEKMDYSLIEAAQDLGCPPTGAFWKITFPLSLPGVIAGCLLVFIPAVGEFVIPDLLGGSQTLMIGRTLWNEFFNNRDWPVSSAVAVILLLVLIIPIMFFQQAQAKAQEQGK; encoded by the coding sequence ATGACCAACATCGCCGCCGCCGCTTCTCCGTCAGCCGAAACCGCCGCCCTGCCGACCCGACTGGCGAAGGGTTTCGTCGACCGCCTCGTCATCATCGTCCCCTATCTCTGGCTGCTGTTCTTCTTCCTCGTTCCGTTCATCATCGTCTTCAAGATCTCGCTGTCGCAGACGGCGATCGCCATGCCGCCCTACACGCCCGTGCTCGATTTCAGCGACGGCGTTTCAGGATTGTTCGCCGGGTTCCGTGAGCTCAATTTCGACAATTACACCTTGCTGACCCAGGACGCGCTTTACTTCAACGCCTATGTGACGAGCGTGATCATCGCGGGCATCTCGACGGTGCTGACGCTGATCGTCGGCTATCCGATCGCCTATGGCATGGCGCGGGCGCCTGCAACGGTCCGCCCGATCTTGCTCATGCTGGTGATCCTGCCGTTCTGGACCTCGTTCCTGATCCGCGTCTATGCCTGGATCGGCATCCTCAAGCCGGAGGGGCTGCTCAACGAGCTACTTTTGTCGCTGCACATCATCAGCGACAAGCTGCAGATCCTCAACACCTACAACGCGATCTTCATCGGCATCGTCTATTCCTACCTGCCCTTCATGGTGCTGCCGCTCTATTCGTCGCTGGAGAAGATGGACTATTCGCTGATCGAGGCGGCGCAGGACCTCGGCTGCCCACCGACCGGCGCCTTCTGGAAGATCACATTCCCGCTGTCGCTGCCGGGCGTGATCGCCGGCTGCCTCCTGGTCTTCATCCCGGCGGTCGGTGAGTTCGTCATCCCGGACCTGCTTGGCGGCTCGCAGACGCTGATGATCGGCAGAACGCTGTGGAACGAGTTCTTCAATAACCGCGATTGGCCGGTCTCGTCGGCGGTGGCCGTCATCCTGCTTCTGGTGCTTATAATTCCGATCATGTTCTTCCAGCAGGCACAAGCGAAAGCCCAGGAGCAAGGCAAATGA
- a CDS encoding ABC transporter ATP-binding protein, which produces MKSLGSIRRDFAPWNDPSAKPYIQFDKVTKRFGDFTAVNNLSLTIFEREFFALLGASGCGKSTLLRMLAGFEEPTAGRILLDGQDLRGIPPYKRPVNMMFQSYALFPHMTVEKNIAFGLKQEGMPAPDIEKRVAEMLRLVKLEQFAKRKPHQLSGGQRQRVALARSVAKRPKVLLLDEPLGALDKKLREETQFELMDLQQELGLTFVVVTHDQEEAMTMADRIAIMDKGEVMQVATPAEIYEAPTSRFVAHFVGNVNMFEGKVAERAANTTRITGATGAQIVVENAAETANGADIVFAIRPEKIRVSSKRPADAVNALEGEVYDVAYLGDMTVYHVRLDDGQMVRASALNASRVTEDPLTWNDRAWVSFRPDAGVVLTR; this is translated from the coding sequence ATGAAATCGCTTGGCAGCATCCGCAGGGATTTCGCGCCATGGAATGATCCGAGCGCCAAGCCGTATATCCAATTCGACAAGGTGACCAAGAGGTTCGGCGACTTCACCGCGGTCAACAATCTGTCGCTGACCATCTTCGAGCGCGAGTTCTTTGCGCTGCTTGGCGCCTCGGGCTGCGGCAAGTCGACCTTGCTCAGGATGCTCGCCGGCTTCGAGGAGCCGACCGCGGGGCGCATTCTGCTCGACGGTCAGGACCTGCGCGGCATCCCGCCCTACAAGCGGCCGGTCAATATGATGTTCCAGTCCTACGCGCTGTTCCCGCATATGACGGTGGAGAAGAACATCGCCTTCGGCCTCAAGCAGGAAGGCATGCCTGCCCCCGATATCGAAAAACGCGTCGCCGAGATGCTGCGGCTGGTCAAGCTCGAGCAGTTCGCCAAGCGCAAGCCGCATCAGCTTTCCGGCGGCCAGCGCCAGCGCGTCGCGCTTGCCCGCTCGGTCGCCAAGCGGCCGAAGGTGCTGCTGCTCGACGAGCCGCTCGGCGCGCTCGACAAGAAGCTGCGCGAGGAGACGCAGTTCGAGCTGATGGACCTGCAGCAGGAACTCGGGCTGACCTTCGTCGTCGTCACCCACGACCAGGAAGAAGCCATGACCATGGCAGACCGCATCGCCATCATGGACAAGGGCGAGGTGATGCAGGTGGCGACGCCGGCGGAAATCTACGAGGCCCCGACCTCGCGCTTCGTGGCGCATTTCGTCGGCAATGTGAACATGTTCGAGGGCAAGGTCGCCGAGCGGGCGGCGAACACCACGCGCATCACCGGCGCGACCGGTGCGCAGATCGTCGTCGAGAATGCCGCCGAAACCGCCAATGGCGCCGACATCGTCTTCGCGATCCGGCCGGAAAAGATCAGGGTCTCGTCGAAGAGGCCGGCCGACGCCGTCAATGCGCTGGAGGGCGAGGTCTACGATGTCGCCTATCTCGGCGACATGACTGTCTATCACGTCAGGCTCGACGACGGTCAGATGGTGCGGGCAAGCGCCTTGAACGCCTCGCGCGTCACCGAGGACCCGCTGACCTGGAACGACCGCGCCTGGGTCTCCTTCCGGCCCGACGCCGGCGTCGTGCTGACAAGATAG
- a CDS encoding polyamine ABC transporter substrate-binding protein → MIRKALLLSATSAFLTIFTVGGHADDRVVNVFNWSDYIDSSIIDDFTKKTGIKVVYDTFDSNEILETKLLAGGSGYDVVVPSANFLARQIQAGVFQKLDKSKLPNLSNMWDVISERIAKFDPGNEYSVNYMWGTVGIGYNVKKVQAALGTDKIDSWDVFFNPESLAKLKDCGVYVLDSPSDMIPAALKYLNLDPNSTSPDDIAKAEEALLKIRPYIRKFHSSEYINALANGDICLAVGFSGDVFQARSRAEEAKQGVEIGYSVPKEGAQVWFDEMAIPADAPHVAEAHEFINYMMTPEVIAKSTNYVLYANGNKASQQFVDKAILEDTSVFPDEETMKKLYTVQPYDPKTQRVITRTWTKIVTGQ, encoded by the coding sequence ATGATCCGCAAAGCGCTTTTGCTTTCGGCGACTTCGGCATTCTTGACTATCTTCACCGTCGGCGGCCATGCCGATGACCGCGTCGTCAATGTCTTCAACTGGTCGGACTATATCGACAGCTCGATCATCGACGATTTCACCAAGAAGACCGGCATCAAGGTCGTCTATGATACCTTCGATTCCAACGAGATCCTGGAGACGAAGCTGCTGGCCGGCGGCAGCGGCTACGACGTCGTCGTGCCCAGCGCCAACTTCCTGGCGCGCCAGATCCAGGCCGGCGTGTTTCAGAAGCTCGACAAGTCGAAGCTGCCCAACCTTTCCAACATGTGGGACGTCATCTCGGAGCGCATCGCCAAGTTCGATCCGGGCAATGAATACTCGGTCAACTACATGTGGGGCACGGTCGGTATCGGCTACAATGTCAAGAAGGTGCAGGCGGCCCTTGGCACAGACAAGATCGACAGCTGGGACGTGTTCTTCAATCCGGAGAGCCTCGCCAAGTTGAAGGATTGCGGCGTCTATGTGCTGGATTCGCCTTCCGACATGATCCCTGCGGCACTGAAGTATCTCAACCTTGACCCGAACAGCACCTCGCCCGACGACATTGCCAAGGCCGAGGAAGCGCTTCTGAAGATCCGGCCCTATATCCGCAAGTTCCATTCGTCCGAGTACATCAATGCTTTAGCAAACGGCGACATCTGCCTGGCGGTCGGCTTTTCGGGCGACGTGTTCCAGGCGCGCAGCCGCGCCGAGGAGGCCAAGCAGGGCGTCGAGATTGGCTATTCGGTGCCAAAGGAAGGCGCCCAGGTGTGGTTCGACGAGATGGCAATCCCGGCCGACGCGCCACATGTCGCCGAGGCACATGAATTCATCAACTACATGATGACGCCGGAAGTCATCGCCAAGTCGACGAACTATGTGCTCTACGCCAACGGCAACAAGGCCTCGCAGCAATTCGTCGACAAGGCGATCCTGGAAGATACGTCCGTCTTTCCCGATGAGGAGACGATGAAGAAGCTGTATACCGTGCAGCCATACGATCCCAAGACACAGCGCGTCATCACGCGCACCTGGACCAAGATCGTCACCGGCCAATAG
- a CDS encoding DMT family transporter → MTQTVSPTIASPSAHQERIGMLLVFLSALMWSFGGTIARFIHIGDNWTVVFWRSLWAVAFLIAFMAWRDGWRGTWKLFRDMGLPGLGVALCFATASTSFIVALAYTTVANILLMQAGVPLLAALLAWVLFRERVSPGTWVAIATVITGVAIMVSESLGGAVSPIGDGLALLIAVMFSTATVITRRFAHVRMVPATCLGALLAGAFAASQATEFAVSGRDMGFLFAFGVINLGVGLAFFAMGARLVPAAVAALLGTFEPILGPIWVWLVHSEVPSARTIVGGAVVVTALLVHIAFEFKRQTRPERPGITGLPSPN, encoded by the coding sequence ATGACCCAGACCGTATCGCCAACCATCGCTTCGCCATCTGCACATCAGGAGCGCATCGGCATGCTGCTGGTCTTTCTGTCGGCGCTGATGTGGAGTTTTGGCGGCACCATCGCCCGCTTCATCCATATCGGCGACAACTGGACCGTGGTGTTCTGGCGCTCGCTGTGGGCGGTGGCCTTCCTCATCGCCTTCATGGCCTGGCGCGACGGCTGGCGCGGCACCTGGAAACTGTTTCGCGACATGGGCCTGCCGGGGCTCGGCGTCGCCCTCTGCTTCGCCACCGCCTCCACGAGCTTCATCGTCGCGCTCGCCTACACGACGGTCGCGAACATCCTGTTGATGCAGGCCGGCGTGCCGCTTCTGGCGGCCTTGCTTGCCTGGGTGTTGTTTCGCGAACGTGTGAGCCCCGGGACCTGGGTCGCCATTGCTACCGTCATCACCGGCGTTGCCATCATGGTCTCGGAATCGCTTGGCGGCGCCGTCTCGCCGATCGGCGACGGGCTGGCCTTGCTGATCGCGGTGATGTTCTCGACAGCGACCGTCATCACCCGGCGCTTCGCCCATGTGCGCATGGTGCCGGCCACGTGCCTCGGCGCGCTTCTGGCCGGCGCTTTTGCCGCCTCCCAGGCCACCGAATTCGCCGTCTCCGGGCGCGATATGGGCTTTCTCTTTGCCTTCGGCGTCATCAATCTCGGCGTCGGCCTTGCTTTTTTCGCCATGGGCGCCCGGCTGGTGCCGGCGGCCGTCGCGGCGCTGCTCGGCACGTTCGAGCCGATCCTCGGTCCGATCTGGGTGTGGCTCGTCCATTCCGAGGTGCCGTCGGCGCGCACCATCGTCGGCGGCGCGGTCGTGGTCACGGCGCTGCTTGTTCATATCGCATTCGAGTTCAAGCGGCAGACTCGGCCCGAGCGGCCGGGCATCACCGGGCTGCCGTCTCCCAATTGA
- a CDS encoding class I SAM-dependent methyltransferase, producing the protein MDEPFYKTAAIGYDELFARATNSFIPSLLRSARIAPSHRVLDVATGTGAAAQAAAMIVGASGSVTGGDISPSMLESAKRNLKNQPISLVSFDAHALPYEDCQFDAVICQLGLMFFSDPLAALSEFRRVLRPKCWTAVSVTTTPERSLFARVGAVIARYIPEKAEKLNRFFSIPDATRLHSLLGGAGFQNIDVQLETRPIKFSSFDDYFSGVAKGAGLSGQEYVQLPPDMKLVVRDEVWRGLASPNAGEPLTVEMDVLIGSGRR; encoded by the coding sequence ATGGATGAGCCATTCTACAAGACGGCTGCGATTGGCTACGACGAGTTGTTCGCTCGCGCAACGAATTCATTCATTCCATCCCTGCTAAGATCAGCGCGCATTGCGCCTAGCCACCGTGTGCTCGACGTCGCGACGGGTACCGGAGCAGCCGCCCAGGCTGCGGCGATGATAGTAGGCGCATCGGGCTCTGTGACTGGCGGCGATATCTCGCCGTCCATGCTCGAATCTGCCAAACGCAATTTGAAGAACCAGCCAATCAGCCTCGTAAGCTTTGACGCTCATGCGCTTCCCTATGAGGATTGTCAGTTCGATGCAGTGATCTGTCAGCTCGGGCTCATGTTCTTCTCGGACCCGCTTGCGGCGCTTTCGGAATTTCGCCGGGTTCTGCGTCCCAAATGCTGGACTGCGGTCAGTGTGACGACGACGCCGGAGCGCTCATTGTTCGCCAGAGTAGGTGCGGTGATAGCTCGTTACATCCCCGAAAAAGCTGAAAAGCTAAATCGCTTCTTTTCCATCCCTGACGCGACACGCTTGCATTCCTTGCTCGGCGGCGCCGGGTTTCAAAATATTGATGTCCAGCTCGAAACTCGACCCATCAAATTTTCCTCCTTCGACGACTATTTCAGCGGCGTCGCCAAGGGCGCAGGCTTGAGCGGTCAGGAGTATGTCCAGCTTCCTCCAGATATGAAACTCGTAGTGCGCGACGAAGTCTGGCGCGGTCTAGCTTCGCCAAATGCTGGAGAGCCGCTGACGGTTGAGATGGACGTTTTGATAGGCAGTGGCAGACGATAG